Genomic DNA from Niabella ginsenosidivorans:
GGGGAAACATGATCATGCTTTGGTGCCTGCAATCTTATTATGAGTATAGTAATGATCAAAAGGTATTGCCTTTTATGGAAAACTATTTCCGCTGGGAATATAACCTTCCTGACAGCCTGTTTTTGAAAGATTACTGGGAGAACAGCCGGGGAGGCGATAATCTTTTAAGTGTTTACTGGTTGTACAACCATACAAGGGATAACGAATGGCTGCTGGATCTTGCAAAGAAAATTGATCGTAATACGGCCAACTGGCGCCAGGAAAACAATCTTCCCAACTGGCATAATGTAAATATTGCGCAATCGTTCCGGGAACCTGCTACCTATTTTTTACAGAGCGGCAGCAGGGCCGACCTGATGGCTACCTACCGGGATTTTCATATCATCAGGGACCGGTTCGGGAATGTTCCGGGTGGTATGTTTGGAGCCGATGAAAATGCAAGGGCCGGTTATACAGACCCCCGGCAGGGTGTGGAAACCTGCGGAATGGTAGAGCAAATGGCCTCTGATGAGATCCTGATGGGCATTACAGGCGATCCCTTCTGGGCCGATAACGCTGAGGATGTCGCCTTCAATACTTACCCCGCGGCCGTAATGCCCGATTTTAAAGCCTTGAGGTATATCACCAGTCCCAATATGTCCGTTAGTGACAGCAGGAATCATCATCCCGGTATTGACAATAGCGGCCCGTTCCTGATGATGAACCCCTTCAGCTCAAGGTGCTGCCAGCACAACCATGCCCAGGGCTGGCCTTATTATACCGAACATGTATTTATGGCGACACCCGATAACGGGTTGGCGGCATTGCTGTATAGTGAAGCGGTTGTAAAAGCAAAAGTGGGCTCAGGACAGGAAGTGCGTATTGAAAGCAAAGGGCATTATCCATTTGACGAAACAACAACGTTCCTGTTTGATACAAAAGATAAAGTGACATTCCCTTTTTATCTCCGTATTCCCCAATGGTGCAGCCATGCGCAACTGAAAATAAACGGAACGGCTGTGCAGCAGAACTTTAACCCCGGCTCTTATATAAAAATTCAAAGAAGCTGGAGTAAGGACGATAAAATAACGTTGACCCTGCCGATGGAAATAAAAGTTCGTGAGTGGGCAAAAAATAAGAACAGCATCAGCATAGACCGCGGGCCCTTGACCTATTCCTTAAAAATAAAGGAGCAATATATAAAAGCTGATAGTAAGGCATCCGCTATTGGCGATTCCAAATGGCAGGAATCGGCAGATCCTGAAAAATGGCCGTCTTATGAAATAAGGCCTGCATCTGCCTGGAATTATGGGTTGGTATATGATAAGAAGGAAGGAACTGCACTCTTTAAGGTAATAAAAAAGGAATGGCCCGGAGATGACTTTCCCTTTACCCCGGAAAATGCACCGGTGGTCCTGAGTGCCCGGGCCCGGGAGATTCCCGGATGGAAAATAGACAAATATGGCCTTACCGGTGTGCTGCCTCAAAGCCCGGTAAAAGTAGCCACTAAAGAAGAATCCGTTCAATTAATACCCATGGGGGCAGCCCGCCTGCGTATTGCAGCCTTCCCCGTGGTCAACTGATAAATGATAATGCTGAAAATAAAAGACCTGTTTATAACTCCTTCGAATCCAGCCTATGCGGAATGTTAAAGGCTACGATGATCTGCGTTCCGGAATCGCGGGAAAATAAATACTGGTTTATTCACAGAATACTGAATTGATTATTATAATGAAATTGAATCGCTCTTACTTATTCCTGATGTTAGGCTTCCTGATGAGCTTTAAAATTCAGGCACAAACACAAAAAGCCCCGGCCTATCCGTTAATTACACATGATCCTTATTTTAGTATCTGGTCGTTCAGTGACCAGCTCAATGAGTCGGCAACCAAACACTGGACAGGCGCCGATCAGCCATTGCTGGGATATATAAAAGTGGATGGTAAGATTTACCGTTTCCTGGGTAAAGAAGTGCCTGTTTACAAAA
This window encodes:
- a CDS encoding beta-L-arabinofuranosidase domain-containing protein, which gives rise to MTGIKNSIVVIMLLLAPATGFGQNKLVAGSNEVVTNVDRPDNTMTNRYYAGNRKPLQPLYLVKLPVGAIQPKGWLLKYLELQRDGLTGHLGEISAWLTKKDNAWLSPDGKGDHGWEEVPYWLKGYANLGYILNDKKIITEASTWINAVLSGQRKDGYFGPLILKNGKPDLWGNMIMLWCLQSYYEYSNDQKVLPFMENYFRWEYNLPDSLFLKDYWENSRGGDNLLSVYWLYNHTRDNEWLLDLAKKIDRNTANWRQENNLPNWHNVNIAQSFREPATYFLQSGSRADLMATYRDFHIIRDRFGNVPGGMFGADENARAGYTDPRQGVETCGMVEQMASDEILMGITGDPFWADNAEDVAFNTYPAAVMPDFKALRYITSPNMSVSDSRNHHPGIDNSGPFLMMNPFSSRCCQHNHAQGWPYYTEHVFMATPDNGLAALLYSEAVVKAKVGSGQEVRIESKGHYPFDETTTFLFDTKDKVTFPFYLRIPQWCSHAQLKINGTAVQQNFNPGSYIKIQRSWSKDDKITLTLPMEIKVREWAKNKNSISIDRGPLTYSLKIKEQYIKADSKASAIGDSKWQESADPEKWPSYEIRPASAWNYGLVYDKKEGTALFKVIKKEWPGDDFPFTPENAPVVLSARAREIPGWKIDKYGLTGVLPQSPVKVATKEESVQLIPMGAARLRIAAFPVVN